Proteins encoded within one genomic window of Eleutherodactylus coqui strain aEleCoq1 chromosome 1, aEleCoq1.hap1, whole genome shotgun sequence:
- the RPL21 gene encoding large ribosomal subunit protein eL21, translated as MTNTRGKRRGTRYMFSRPFRKHGVVPLSTYMRIYKKGDIVDIKGTGTVQKGMPHKCYHGKTGRIYNVTQHAVGIIVNKQIKGKILAKRINVRVEHIRHSKSRDSFLQRVKENERKKKEAKEKGVWVELKRQPAQPREAHFVRTYGKEPELLEPIPYEFMA; from the exons ATGACGAACACAAGAGGCAAAAGGCGTGGAACCCGTTATATGTTCTCCAGACCCTTCCGTAAACATG GAGTGGTCCCCCTATCAACGTACATGCGTATCTACAAGAAGGGCGATATCGTGGACATCAAG GGTACAGGCACCGTACAGAAAGGCATGCCCCATAAATGTTACCATGGCAAGACTGGCCGGATCTATAATGTTACCCAGCACGCCGTTGGTATAATTGTCAACAAGCAGATCAA gggtaaGATCCTTGCCAAGAGAATCAATGTCCGTGTGGAGCACATCCGCCACTCCAAGAGCAGAGACAGCTTCCTGCAGCGTGTCAAGGAGAACGAGAGGAAGAAAAAGGAAGCCAAGGAGAAGGGTGTCTGGGTGGAGCTGAAGCGTCAG CCAGCCCAACCAAGAGAAGCTCACTTCGTCCGCACCTATGGAAAGGAACCTGAGCTCCTTGAGCCAATCCCCTACGAATTTATGGCATAA